One region of Danio rerio strain Tuebingen ecotype United States chromosome 5, GRCz12tu, whole genome shotgun sequence genomic DNA includes:
- the rchy1 gene encoding RING finger and CHY zinc finger domain-containing protein 1, with product MAATKVGCEHYVRSCLLKAPCCGKFYVCRLCHDAEETHQMDRFKVQEVKCAVCNTIQEAQQICKECEVKFGEYYCDICHLFDKDKKQYHCQPCGICRIGPREKYFHCTKCNLCLGTELKDKHKCVENVSRQNCPVCMEDIHTSRVGAHVLPCGHLLHGTCFDDMLKTGAYRCPLCMHSAFNMKEYWKQMDEEISQTPMPTEYQDSTVKIICNDCQARSTVSFHVLGMKCSSCGSYNTAQDGGLMGTPAANTQTLPEEPDAEQHH from the exons ATGGCCGCCACGAAAGTGGGATGTGAACATTATGTTCGCAGCTGTTTATTAAAA GCTCCCTGCTGTGGGAAATTTTATGTTTGCAGACTCTGTCATGATGCAGAAGAGACCCATCAAATGGACCGGTTTAAGGTCCAAGAGGTCAAATGTGCAGTTTGCAATACTATTCAAGAG GCTCAACAGATATGTAAAGAGTGTGAAGTGAAGTTCGGAGAATATTACTGTGACATTTGCCATCTATTTGACAAAGACAAGAAGCAGTACCACTGCCAGCCCTGTGGGATATGCAG GATTGGTCCAAGAGAGAAATACTTCCATTGTACGAAGTGTAATTTATGTTTAGGTACTGAGCTAAAAGACAAGCACAAG TGTGTTGAGAACGTCTCCAGGCAGAACTGTCCCGTTTGCATGGAGGACATCCACACGTCCAGAGTTGGAGCTCACGTTCTGCCATGCGGTCATCTGCTGCACGG AACCTGCTTTGATGACATGTTGAAAACTGG TGCGTATCGCTGTCCTCTCTGTATGCACTCGGCCTTCAACATGAAGGAGTACTGGAAGCAGATGGATGAGGAAATCTCCCAGACTCCAATGCCCACTGAGTACCAGGACAGTACAGTCAAG ATCATATGCAATGACTGTCAGGCTCGCAGCACCGTCTCCTTTCACGTGTTGGGCATGAAGTGCAGCAGTTGTGGCTCTTATAACACAGCTCAGGACGGAGGGCTAATGGGAACTCCTGCTGCAAACACACAGACGCTTCCGGAGGAGCCCGATGCCGAGCAGCACCACTGA